The following coding sequences lie in one Arachis hypogaea cultivar Tifrunner chromosome 9, arahy.Tifrunner.gnm2.J5K5, whole genome shotgun sequence genomic window:
- the LOC112709468 gene encoding uncharacterized protein, with amino-acid sequence MVEAERLNFIRFNQPKLRVERYKVLHEFLKRGLPDAHILLFMHPTNKPKSPSDIERFISAKISDRLRTPRLYAAIERFMVHGPCGRHNENSPCMVDGYCSKYFPKKFWSHTVIDEARFPKYKRPDNGRTITKRNVTNDNSFIVPYNPYLLLTYGCHINVEHTCQTSAIKYLFKYVHKAWWLFGYDIQMKELVVIRLPFHLPKEHAVIFRDNDNIQDVLNRVDGKLTKLLAWFLANSLYLFSRSLTYSEFLNKFVWKDDVCMWVPRKQGFSIGRLTHVPQGNGEDYYLRLLLNIQKRCTSFVDLRIVHDVVYDTFKEAYYALGILQDDKEFVNAILEEKLELLDEQISSLTLVKIEERLQANGRSLREFSTLSYPDMQNIDGVDDRFLMDEMNFDRELLHEEFKDSLKSMTHEQRNAYDQILNVVSMDLGGFYFVYGYDGTRKIFLYRTLSASLRCNGKIVLNVASSGIASLLLPNGRTAHSRFKIPLNINEDLVCNIKEGSSLAKLLARAI; translated from the exons ATGGTTGAGGCCGAACGATTGAACTTTATAAGATTTAACCAACCAAAGTTAAGAGTTGAAAGGTATAAAGTCCTTCATGAGTTTCTG AAGAGGGGATTACCCGATGCACACATATTGTTATTCATGCATCCAACAAACAAGCCAAAGTCTCCATCAGATATTGAAAGGTTTATTTCTGCTAAGATATCTGATAGGCTCCGTACACCAAGGTTATATGCTGCCATAGAGAGATTCATGGTTCATGGGCCTTGTGGTCGACATAACGAAAATAGTCCGTGCATGGTAGATGGTTATTGTTCAAAATATTTTCCTAAGAAATTTTGGTCACATACTGTTATTGATGAAGCTAGATTTCCAAAGTACAAGAGACCAGACAATGGTCGCACGATAACTAAGAGGAATGTTACCAATGATAATTCCTTTATTGTTCCATACAATCCGTATTTGTTGTTGACATATGGCTGTCATATAAATGTCGAGCATACATGCCAAACTTCTGCCATCAAGTATCTATTTAAATATGTGCACAAGG CTTGGTGGCTATTTGGTTATGATATTCAGATGAAGGAACTTGTAGTTATTAGGTTACCCTTTCACCTTCCTAAAGAGCATGCTGTTATCTTTAGAGATAATGACAATATTCAAGATGTTCTCAATCGTGTAGATGGTAAGTTGACAAAATTATTAGCTTGGTTCCTTGCTAATAGTTTATATCTTTTTTCCAGATCGTTGACTTATAGTGAGTTCCTTAACAAGTTTGTATGGAAGGATGATGTTTGTATGTGGGTGCCACGAAAGCAAGGCTTTTCTATTGGTCGATTGACTCACGTCCCGCAGGGAAATGGTGAAGATTATTACTTGAGACTTTTGCTTAACATACAAAAAAGATGCACGAGCTTTGTTGACCTTAGAATTGTTCATGACGTTGTCTATGATACATTCAAGGAAGCATATTATGCACTAGGAATTCTCCAAGATGACAAGGAATTTGTTAATGCTATATTGGAAGAAA AGCTAGAATTATTAGATGAGCAGATATCGAGTTTAACATTGGTTAAGATTGAGGAAAGACTACAAGCAAATGGAAGATCTCTTAGAGAATTCTCTACATTGTCGTATCCCGATATGCAAAACATTGATGGTGTTGATGATCGATTCTTAATGGATGAGATGAATTTTGATAGGGAATTACTACATGAAGAGTTTAAGGATTCTTTGAAATCTATGACTCACGAACAGAGGAATGCATATGATCAGATATTGAATGTTGTCTCCATGGACCTTGGTGGATTTTACTTTGTTTACGGTTACGATGGTACTAGAAAGATTTTCCTTTATCGCACATTATCTGCATCATTAAGGTGTAATGGCAAAATTGTGCTAAATGTTGCATCAAGTGGTATTGCTTCACTATTACTCCCTAATGGACGCACTGCTCATTCTAGATTCAAGATTCCACTAAACATAAATGAGGATTTGGTTTGTAACATTAAAGAAGGTTCTTCCCTTGCTAAGCTTCTTGCTAGAGCCATTTGA
- the LOC112711566 gene encoding exocyst complex component SEC15A-like, translating to MATKTKTKANAEIGDEGEDLVLATMVANGDDISPLVRHAFEMGRPEGLLRQLNYVVKKKEAEIEDMCKTHYEEFIKAVDELRGVLVDAEELKSDLQSGNFKLQQVGTNLLVNLEELLESYSIKQNVTEAIIMSKNCIEVLELCVKCNNHITDGQFYPAIKTLDLIQRSYMKNIPARALKLVIEKRIPIIKWHIEKRVNSQVNEWMVHIRSSCKNIGQTAISRAVSDRQRDEELMERQRKAEDQNVVGVEERVYTLDVDEDDEDSAMKFDLTPLYRACHIYGCLGILEQFHVYYFTNRSAQLKSDLEISSSQSFVESYQTFLAQIVGYFIVEDRVLRTGGGLLVPDQVDNMWETAITRLTLLLNAQFSQMKSATNHLKVKEYVTLLSWSLLQYGYDIESLLDVVDNNRDKFHLLLMAECREQTIEALNHDTYELMVIKKESDYESNVLSFGLQTTDIMPAFPYVAPFSSMVPEMCQIVKSFIKSCVDYLSYGARDYFFDVVIRYLNNFLIEVINETLLNTINSSNISVSHAMQIAANFTSLERACDFFLKNAAQQSGIPLRFIEKSQMTLSAKAVLQTSRDATYITLLGLVNAKIDEYMNLTESVTLWTTEETKQNGNEYISELILYLDSLMSTAQQVLPLDAMYKVGIGALEHINNTIISAFLSDSVKRFNATSVMNIGVDLKLLENFADERFYSSGLEGMYKASSFRDCLVESKQLINLLSSSQPENFMNPVIREKNYYALDYKKVSTICDKFKDTADGIFGSLSNKNTKQTAKKKSMEVLKKRLKDFN from the coding sequence ATGGCTACAAAAACAAAAACGAAAGCTAATGCGGAGATTGGTGATGAAGGAGAGGACTTGGTTTTGGCAACAATGGTTGCCAATGGAGATGATATTAGTCCTCTTGTCCGGCATGCCTTCGAAATGGGGAGGCCGGAGGGCCTCCTTCGCCaactgaattatgtggtgaagaagaaagaagcagaAATAGAAGACATGTGCAAGACACACTATGAAGAATTCATCAAGGCTGTCGACGAACTTCGTGGTGTGCTGGTGGATGCTGAAGAGCTCAAAAGCGATCTCCAAAGTGGCAATTTCAAGTTGCAGCAGGTTGGTACCAACCTTCTTGTCAACCTTGAGGAGCTTCTTGAATCCTATTCGATCAAGCAGAACGTCACAGAGGCTATAATAATGTCAAAGAACTGTATAGAAGTGTTGGAGCTTTGTGTCAAGTGCAATAATCATATCACAGACGGGCAATTTTATCCTGCAATTAAAACTCTGGATTTGATTCAGAGGAGTTACATGAAGAACATTCCTGCTAGGGCTCTCAAACTGGTTATAGAGAAAAGAATTCCTATCATTAAATGGCACATTGAGAAGAGAGTAAACAGTCAGGTTAACGAATGGATGGTCCACATACGGAGTTCTTGTAAAAACATTGGACAAACAGCAATCAGCCGTGCGGTTTCAGATCGTCAGAGAGACGAGGAACTGATGGAGAGGCAGAGAAAGGCAGAGGATCAAAATGTTGTGGGGGTTGAGGAGAGAGTTTACACTTTGGAtgttgatgaagatgatgaagattCTGCCATGAAGTTTGACCTCACGCCTCTTTACCGTGCTTGTCACATTTATGGTTGTTTGGGGATTCTTGAGCAGTTTCATGTATACTACTTCACGAATAGATCGGCACAATTGAAATCGGATTTGGAGATATCTTCGTCACAATCTTTTGTTGAATCATATCAAACGTTTTTGGCTCAGATTGTTGGGTACTTCATAGTGGAGGATAGGGTCCTTAGGACTGGTGGGGGACTTCTGGTCCCCGATCAAGTCGATAACATGTGGGAAACTGCTATAACTAGATTGACTTTGCTGTTAAATGCCCAATTTTCCCAAATGAAATCTGCCACCAACCATCTCAAGGTTAAGGAATATGTCACTCTTCTTTCGTGGTCTCTCCTGCAATATGGTTATGATATAGAATCTCTTCTTGATGTGGTTGATAACAATCGCGACAAATTTCATCTGCTTCTTATGGCTGAATGCAGAGAACAAACAATTGAGGCTCTGAATCATGATACATACGAGCTGATGGTGATAAAAAAGGAAAGTGATTATGAGAGCAATGTTTTGTCATTTGGTCTTCAAACTACAGACATCATGCCTGCTTTCCCCTATGTTGCACCATTCTCCTCCATGGTACCCGAGATGTGTCAAATTGTGAAATCCTTCATCAAAAGTTGTGTTGATTACTTGTCTTATGGTGCGCGCGACTATTTCTTTGATGTCGTGATCAGGTACTTGAACAACTTTCTGATTGAAGTAATAAATGAAACATTACTCAATACAATCAATAGCAGCAATATCAGTGTTTCCCATGCCATGCAGATAGCTGCTAACTTTACTAGTCTGGAAAGAGCTTGTGATTTTTTCCTTAAGAATGCGGCGCAACAAAGTGGCATCCCACTCCGTTTTATTGAGAAGTCTCAAATGACTTTATCTGCGAAAGCAGTACTGCAGACTTCTAGAGACGCCACCTACATTACTCTACTCGGTTTGGTAAACGCAAAAATAGACGAGTATATGAATCTTACAGAAAGTGTTACTTTATGGACTACAGAGGAGACTAAGCAGAATGGAAATGAATACATAAGTGAATTGATCTTGTACCTTGATTCTCTTATGTCGACGGCGCAACAAGTTCTTCCTTTGGATGCCATGTACAAAGTTGGGATTGGTGCTCTTGAGCATATTAACAATACCATTATCTCTGCTTTCCTTAGCGATAGTGTTAAAAGGTTTAATGCGACGTCTGTCATGAATATCGGCGTTGATCTCAAGTTGCTGGAGAATTTTGCAGATGAGAGGTTCTACTCTTCAGGGTTAGAAGGAATGTACAAAGCAAGTAGTTTTAGAGATTGCTTGGTAGAGTCAAAGCAATTGATTAATCTTCTCTCAAGTAGTCAACCTGAGAACTTCATGAATCCTGTGATAAGGGAGAAAAACTACTATGCACTTGATTATAAGAAGGTGTCTACCATTTGTGACAAATTCAAGGATACTGCAGATGGTATCTTTGGAAGCCTTTCAAACAAAAATACAAAGCAAACTGCTAAAAAGAAATCAATGGAAGTGCTCAAAAAGAGACTTAAGGATTTCAATTGA